One window of Terriglobia bacterium genomic DNA carries:
- a CDS encoding Maf family protein, with the protein MHQQKKPELILASSSPRRQELLREIGIPFQVHAANINEDQFAHEPPIEYALRLAREKAQAVAAQYPQSYVLGADTIVVIEGEVLGKPIDHADAMRILRRLSGRSHEVTTAVSLIAPSAVSPSIVPSETVAPGTLAETRASTTKVYFREIAEAEIQQYVAGGEPMDKAGAYAIQGGASRWTDRIEGEFSNVVGLPLSLVTEILKTTGLMKS; encoded by the coding sequence ATGCATCAACAAAAAAAGCCAGAATTGATTTTAGCTTCGTCTTCGCCGCGGCGTCAGGAGTTGCTGCGCGAAATCGGGATTCCGTTTCAGGTGCATGCCGCGAACATCAATGAAGACCAATTCGCCCACGAGCCGCCGATCGAATATGCGCTGCGGCTGGCGCGGGAAAAAGCGCAGGCAGTTGCAGCGCAGTATCCGCAGAGCTACGTGCTGGGCGCGGACACAATCGTCGTGATCGAGGGCGAAGTGCTGGGCAAGCCAATAGACCACGCTGACGCGATGCGCATCTTGCGGCGTCTTTCGGGGCGCAGCCATGAAGTCACGACAGCGGTAAGCCTGATTGCGCCGAGCGCAGTTTCTCCCAGCATAGTTCCATCGGAAACAGTCGCGCCCGGCACGCTCGCGGAGACGCGTGCCAGCACAACGAAAGTTTACTTTCGTGAAATTGCCGAAGCCGAGATTCAGCAGTATGTTGCCGGCGGTGAACCCATGGACAAAGCCGGAGCATACGCCATACAAGGCGGCGCATCACGCTGGACCGACCGCATCGAGGGGGAATTTTCCAATGTGGTGGGATTGCCTCTGTCTTTGGTGACAGAGATTTTAAAAACTACCGGGTTAATGAAAAGCTGA
- the tatA gene encoding twin-arginine translocase TatA/TatE family subunit: MFGGKLGVPELLIILVIALIFFGPSKLGDLGKGLGDAIKNFKGAMKDGEGAAQPAEKK; this comes from the coding sequence ATGTTTGGTGGAAAACTTGGTGTACCTGAGCTGCTGATCATTCTGGTCATCGCATTGATATTTTTTGGTCCTAGCAAGCTGGGCGATCTGGGCAAAGGCCTGGGCGACGCGATCAAAAATTTCAAGGGCGCAATGAAAGATGGCGAGGGTGCCGCTCAGCCTGCTGAAAAGAAATAA